GTCGGGTGCCTATCTCTACAGGACGTTCCCCCACACCGACGAGGACACCGACGCGACGGTCGACGACGAGCGAATCGACGTCCACGTCTCGATTCTTGCCGGCGATCCAGTCCCGCGGAACCAGCTGGTCAGCGCCTACGTCGAGCGATTGCTCGACCGCGACGGTGACGAGGTCCCCGAACTCCTGATCGCTTCCCAGTTCGCACAGCTGTGTGCGCTGGAAAACGCCGGCCTCGTGACGACGGATCCGAGCGAGACCGAACCGACGCGACTCGACGGCCCCGATTACGACACTATGGAACCAGAACACGCGCGAACCGACGGCGGCACTGCTGCCCTCGATCGCACCGAGAAGCTCGAATCGTTCATCGAACAGACGGACGGACTGGACGACCCCGAACGGAAGGGCGCGTTCCTGCTCGGCACGCTCGTCGGCCAGGTCGGCACCTACCAGCAGGGGTATCACGATCGATCGACGACCGTCATCGACCAGTACCCGATCAAGTCGATGACCAAGACGAAGATCAAGCGCATCACCCAGGAAGTGATCGACAAAGACGTGGTCTACTCCCGTGAGATGGCCAAGAAAGGGTCGGAGATCAATTCGACGATGTACAAGGAAGTCACGAACGCCATCGTCGAGACGATGGCCGAAAGCGATCCGTCGGGCTGGGAGATCAGCACCGACGATTTGCGCTTCTACTACGCCCTGGGACTGACCTACGGCATGAACGACCGATCGACTAACGAGGACGACGCTACCGACGACGAAACCACCCACGAATCCCCCGAGACCAATGAGTGAACACTCCCCCACCGTTTCGAACAGATCCGAAATCGTCTTCGCGTACGACGCGGTCGACGCGAACCCCAACGGCAATCCGTTGAGCGGCGCGAACCGACCGCGGATCGACCCCCACACCGATCAGGCGATCGTCACCGACGTTCGCCTCAAGCGCTACCTCCGCGATCAGCTACAGGACGACGGTCACGGGGTCTACATTCGCAACGTCAAGGAAGACGACGGCGATCAGGCGACCCGCGAGGACCTCCTCGAAGACCGTCTCAAAGACATCGACCTCGACGACGTGGACGAAGACGACATCGAAAGCGCCGTCTTCGGTCAGTTCCTCGAAAACAGCGCCGACGTTCGCTACTTCGGCGCGACGATGAGCATCGACATGGACGACGAGAAAGTCGACCACCTCCCGGACCACTTCACCGGTCCCGTCCAGTTCTCTCCCGGCAAGTCGCTCCACCGGGTCATGGAAAACGAGGAGTACAACAGCCTCACGAGCGTCATCGCGACCGGCGACGACAAGGCACAGGGCGGGTTCGATCTCGACGACCACCGGATTCAGTACGCGTTCATCGGGTTCCACGGTCTCGTCGACGAACACGGAGCCGAAGGCACGCTCCTGACGGATCGGGACGTGCGGCGGCTGGACACGCTGTGCTGGCGCGCGCTGAAGAATCAGACGATCAGCCGGAGCAAGGTCGGACAGGAGCCCCGGCTCTACCTCAGAGTCGAGTACGCCGACGAGAGCTTCCATCTCGGCGGGCTCGATCAGGACATCGATCTCGACAGGGCGGAATCCGCTCCCGTCGAGGAAATTCGCAACGTTCGGGACATCTGTGTCGACGTATCGGCGCTGCTCGAACGACTCGACGAGGCGTCCGATCGGATCGACACCGTCCACGTCGTCGCCAGCGACGTCCTCGAACTCTCCGTCAACGGTGAGACGGGCGACCGCGAATTCCTCTACGACGCCCTCGAATCGGCTGTCGGGAGTGACGCCGTTCGC
Above is a genomic segment from Halomicrobium sp. LC1Hm containing:
- the cas7b gene encoding type I-B CRISPR-associated protein Cas7/Csh2, translating into MSEHSPTVSNRSEIVFAYDAVDANPNGNPLSGANRPRIDPHTDQAIVTDVRLKRYLRDQLQDDGHGVYIRNVKEDDGDQATREDLLEDRLKDIDLDDVDEDDIESAVFGQFLENSADVRYFGATMSIDMDDEKVDHLPDHFTGPVQFSPGKSLHRVMENEEYNSLTSVIATGDDKAQGGFDLDDHRIQYAFIGFHGLVDEHGAEGTLLTDRDVRRLDTLCWRALKNQTISRSKVGQEPRLYLRVEYADESFHLGGLDQDIDLDRAESAPVEEIRNVRDICVDVSALLERLDEASDRIDTVHVVASDVLELSVNGETGDREFLYDALESAVGSDAVRVIDVYEDATATMPEE